One genomic segment of Profundibacter amoris includes these proteins:
- the trpA gene encoding tryptophan synthase subunit alpha, translated as MTRIDRKFAELQAKGKKAFVSYIMAGDPDFDTSLEIVKGLPAAGVDVIELGLPFTDPMADGPTIQLAGQRALAAGMTLQRTLDMAREFRKTDDTTPIVLMGYYNPIYNRGVDRFLVDAKEAGIDGMIVVDLPPEEDSELCIPAQAAGLNFIRLATPTTDDVRLPKVLQNTSGFLYYVSINGITGAAEADAADVGPEVARIKSQTDIPVIVGFGINTPDKAEAVAKVADGAVVGSAIVGRIAAGDSVADVLAFVKTLADGAHRA; from the coding sequence CCCTGATTTTGACACCTCTCTGGAAATCGTCAAAGGTCTGCCTGCGGCGGGGGTGGATGTGATTGAACTGGGTCTGCCCTTTACCGATCCGATGGCCGACGGCCCGACGATCCAGCTGGCCGGTCAACGGGCGCTGGCGGCGGGAATGACCTTGCAGCGCACATTGGATATGGCGCGGGAATTTCGCAAAACCGATGATACAACGCCGATCGTGCTGATGGGCTATTACAACCCGATCTACAATCGCGGGGTGGACAGGTTTCTGGTGGACGCCAAAGAGGCCGGGATCGACGGGATGATCGTGGTGGACCTGCCGCCCGAGGAAGACAGCGAATTGTGCATTCCGGCGCAGGCGGCGGGGCTGAATTTTATCCGTCTGGCAACCCCTACGACTGATGACGTGCGCCTGCCAAAGGTGCTGCAAAATACCTCGGGGTTTTTGTATTACGTTTCGATCAACGGCATCACCGGCGCCGCCGAGGCCGATGCCGCAGACGTTGGCCCCGAAGTGGCGCGGATCAAGTCGCAGACCGATATTCCGGTGATCGTGGGCTTTGGCATCAACACACCGGACAAGGCCGAAGCGGTGGCCAAGGTGGCGGACGGGGCGGTTGTTGGCTCGGCCATCGTCGGCCGGATCGCGGCAGGCGATAGTGTGGCGGATGTGCTGGCGTTTGTGAAAACGCTGGCGGACGGGGCGCATCGGGCCTAG